TAACATAGGTTTCTGTTTTTGCAACTCATAAACCTCATGCCAACTGAAGTATATATTAGGTGAAAAATGGTCAAAAATGTTAGAAATCACCTCAAAATCGACAGGCTCATCAACGGTCCATCGCAAGTCCGACAGATCCTCAGTATAGCTAATCGAATGAGTCTTAAATTTACCGCTATTTCTGATATATGGCGTAACATGCTCTTGATCGAATAAAGATGTAGTCTCTTTTAGTGCACGCTCTAATGCTTTCATAGTGAACACTTCAATATCTAGACCATCTGGATAGGTCGCTGGACTAGTATTGCTTAGATAGTCAACTCCATGATCTTTAAAATCATTAATTGCAGTATCTACTAGATTAGCATCGACAAGTGGACAGTCTCCCGTTATCCGTATAACTATATCAGCATTATGAGCTTTAGCAGCTTGATAATAGCGTTCTAAAACATCGTTCTCACTACCTCTTTCACAGACATAACCTAAACTTTCTACATGTCTTACTAATAAATCGTTTTTCGGATCAACTGATGTAGCTACAATTATCTGATCAATCTGTTCGGATTTAGCCAAGCGTTTTAACAAAACCTCTATCATAGGGGTTCCATTAATTTCTTTCATTACTTTATTGGGAAGTCTTGTTGACCCCATCCTGGCCTGAACGATAGCGACAGTTTTCATAGTTGACTCCATAAATGGGGGCTTAATAATTTTTCATCATGACAAAAGAGACTTGAAGGTAGCATAGGTAAGTTACCTTCAGCTGCCGTTATAATTTCTTGCAACTGATTGGCACTATCTACGCCTACCACAACCTTTTCAATCTGAGGCATAGATAAAGCATGACGTATACATGCTTCTAAAGGGGTTAGATTATTTTCCTTTAACCATTCTTCCCACTTTGTCCAAAGCCGTGACCACTGATTAAATTTACTAGATCGTTCTTTTTTTTCCATCAATAGTAAGCCCTGAAGAAAAATAGACCTTACATGCAAGCTTGTATCTTGAGCTGTTAATGCATCGAAGGCACCTGAGTCTTGCAATCTTGTATCTAAAACATTAAATGGAACTTGAATTAAGTCAAAGTGAAAATTTCTACTAAGGTTTATAAATTCATTAGGAGAGTAAGTTGAAATTCCTATACGCTCTGTTAAACCTCCACTCTTTAAGGAATTCAGAGCAGCATATATTTTCGCCCCAATTTCTGAGTGGAGTTGCTCAGGGCGATGAAGAAGTACAGCATTTACTTTAGATGTTTTTAACCTATTCAAAGAGCTTGTCATTTGCTCTTCAACCCAGCCTGTGATATCTAAGATATCTTCTGGAATAGAAGGCAATTTAGTAACGATATCAAAACTTCCAAGGTTATGCTCACCCAGCACTTTTTCGCTACTACCGTATGCAATTGCAGTATCTAATGTATGGACACCTTTTGCTTGCGCTAGATCTAAAATCTTACCTACTTCTGAACTACTTACTTGCCCATTTTTATTAGATATTCCATAAGGCAGACCGAACTGTACTGTCCCTAAAGCAATCTTTAAGCGAGTATTTTTTTTAAGCATATAAGAAGCCCATATCTCTTATTATTAAATGTAATCTTACTTAAGACGAGCTTACGTCTCTTAGTTTTTTAAAAGCAGCTTCTTAAGATTCGCCACTACTTCTTGCTGCTGTTCATATGATAATATTGGAAACATAGGCAAGCTAATAGCTTCTTTATAATACTGCTCAGCTTCAGGAAACTGTCCTGCTTCAAAACCTAACTCTTGATAATAAGGTTGTAGATGTATGGGAATATAGTGAAGGTTCACTAAGATACCCGCTTCACGCATACCATTAAATACTTCAAGCTGAGTTTTAGATATTTTATCTAACTGCAATCGAATCACATATAAATGAAGACCTGAGTAGCTATCATCACTCTGCCAAGGCAGTGTAATAGGCAAATCTTTAAGTAACTCATTATAACGCTCAGCAAGCTCATGGCGTTTAGCAACATATTCATCTAGACGTTGCATTTGAGAAACACCTAGGGCAGCTTGCATATCCGTCATACGGTAATTGTAACCAAGCTCCATTTGCTGATAATACCAAGGACCATCAGCCGGCTTAGTCATCAAATTTTCATCACGAGTAATACCATGACTTCGTAGAAGATTTAACCGCTCTGCTAATTTAGGATCATTAGTAACCGCCATGCCACCTTCAGCAGTAGTAATAATTTTTACAGGATGGAAGCTAAATACGGTAATGTCACTGTATTGACAATTGCCAATAGGCTCATCCTTATACTTACCACCAATACCGTGAGAGGCATCTTCAATAACTTTAAACCCATACATTTGTGATAAAGCATAAATAGCGGCCATATCACAAGGCTGACCACTAAAGTGTACAGGAACGACGACTTTAGGGAGTTTACCTTCTTTCTCTGCGATAATAAGCTTGTCTTGCAATGCTTTAACACATAGATTGTAGGTATGAGGATCGATATCAACGAAATCCACTTGGGCACCACAGTACAAACCACAATTGGCAGAAGCTACAAACGTATTGGGCGTTGTCCACAACCAATCATCTTTACCTAAACCTAATGCTAGGCACGCAATGTGTAGTGCAGATGTGGCACTATTAACTGCCACGCCATACTTTGCATTACAAGCATCCACTACTGATTCTTCAAATGCTGAGACTTTTGGTCCCTGAGTTAAAAAATCAGATTTTAATACCTCGACTACTACATCAATATCTTGTTGGCTAATATCTTGGCGACCATAAGGAATCATTTAGATGCTCCCGATTTTTTCACGGTTGGTTTCTATCCACTCTTGAAGTTGTTCATCGCTCATCCACTCAGTATTATTGTCACTGGCATAAACGAATCCTTCAGGAACACGTTTACCATCTTTGATACGAGCAGGGTCAGTCGCCCATCCATTAATAGTTGGCAATATTTTGAAGTGCTCTAAATACTCGTAAGTATAATAAGCGTCTTCTGCACTAATCATTTGCTCATGCAGCTTCTCACCTGGACGAATACCTATAACGTCTTGCTTCGCTTCTGGTGCGACGACACGAGCTAAGTCAATCATTTTCATTGATGGAATCTTCTTAACATAGATTTCACCTCCAATCATATCTTCGAAAGCATGCCAAACCAGCTCAACACCATCTTCTAATGAAATCATAAAACGAGTCATACGTTTATCAGTAATTGGCAGTACACCTTTATCTTTTATAGACATAAAGAAAGGAATTACTGAACCACGAGAGCCCATTACATTACCATAACGCACCACTGAGAACTTGGTACCATGCTGACCAGAGTATGAGTTGCCTGCGACAAAAAGCTTGTCAGAAGCTAACTTAGTTGCACCATATAAGTTAATAGGGCTACTGGCCTTATCAGTAGATAGCGCAACAACCCCTTTAACACCCTTATCGATACAAGCATCAATTAAATTCATTGCCCCGTTAATATTCGTTTTCACGCATTCAAATGGATTGTATTCAGCCGTAGGAACAATTTTGGTTGCAGCAGCATGAACTACATAATCCACATCATCTAAAGCGCGGTATAAGCGTTCTTTATCACGAACATCACCGATGAAAAAACGAACCCTGTCATCATTTTCAAAATTTTTGGCCATATCCCACTGTTTCATCTCATCACGTGAGAAAATTATTATTTTCTTTGGATTATATTTAGCTAAAGTCATTGGTACGAATGTATTTCCAAATGAGCCTGTACCACCTGTAATTAAAATGGTTTTATCTGTGAACATAGTTTTCCTCAAAAAAATAGATATTGAAAGTTAAAAGCCAAAACATTATAAATATAGTCAGTCCAATATAAAATATATATCCAATATCACAAAATAGTTTATTTAATTCATTACCTATCACTCTTGGCATAGAAAATTAGCCTACGCCCACTTCTGCTCGATGGGATTAAGACTAGGATGACAGCCAAAGAATGCGGTGACCATGCATATTGAATGGTTTTTCAATACGTTCCTGCTTATGCTACCTATCACGATCCCACATGGTGTTTTTAAGCTTGAAATAAGTATGTATTTGTAATAATCACATGCCAATTCGCACTTTTATATACATACTTAATAGCAAGCAGCATCGTTTATACACAACCCAATGACGTTGGATATTACGCTAAACCAGTGCTCATAAAGCGACCTTTCATTAAATGTTGGACGCGATCCAACAGTTTGAAGCACAAAAGACTAGATAAAAGAAGCCAAGTGCACTTAGTGTTCAAAAGCAAATACTACTAGCCTTTACTTATTGGTGTGAATACCAGACGCTTTATCACATCAATATAGACTACGGAATTTATGAGTCTTTTCCTAGCTAGGTTAGCCGTAGAGTAAAAAAACATACTTGTTAACTCTAGTAATTTTACATTACCCAAAAGCCTTCCTAATATAGGATCGATGATGATGTCAATTGGACACTAGTCGTTGTCGATGTAGCAGAAATCCTTACAGAGCTCACACAAAAACTAAAGAGATTAGTATAGTTGTCAGAAAAAATAGTATCCCTTAACAACTCGATTGATCACCAATTGGAAAATAAGCTATATATCAGATGTTCAAATCATTAAAGATTCCGCCCAAAAATTTAGGCTGTATAAGGAAATTTACCCTGACTGACTTCTTAATGATATTAAACTATTAGCTGATAGCGACTATCAGAGCATCTCAAATAAGCCAATCCATACCTAGCTAAACTCTGTATTATGGTTGAATGTAAAGTAGGCTTAGTCAAAAATTTTAAAATCGTCAACCATAAATATCGCAATCGTCGTTAGCGCTATGACCTCAAAATAAATCTATTCACTTGTATTGTTAAATTCGATCTTAGCTTATGACTCTTACAACAGCTCTATTGTTCATAAAAAAGCTAAGACCTCAAGTAATCTTAGCTTTTTTTATCTCATACAACATAATTTTAAATATTAATCAATAAAACTTAACCAATCCATATACTGCTCATTGCGACCATGGACCACATCAAAGTACAAGGTCTGTAGCTGCTCAGTCAAAGGTCCTCGGCCACCATTTCCGATATTACGATCATCATATTCACGGATAGGTGTGACTTCAGCCGCCGTACCCGTCATAAA
This region of Psychrobacter sp. JCM 18902 genomic DNA includes:
- a CDS encoding aldo/keto reductase; the encoded protein is MLKKNTRLKIALGTVQFGLPYGISNKNGQVSSSEVGKILDLAQAKGVHTLDTAIAYGSSEKVLGEHNLGSFDIVTKLPSIPEDILDITGWVEEQMTSSLNRLKTSKVNAVLLHRPEQLHSEIGAKIYAALNSLKSGGLTERIGISTYSPNEFINLSRNFHFDLIQVPFNVLDTRLQDSGAFDALTAQDTSLHVRSIFLQGLLLMEKKERSSKFNQWSRLWTKWEEWLKENNLTPLEACIRHALSMPQIEKVVVGVDSANQLQEIITAAEGNLPMLPSSLFCHDEKLLSPHLWSQL
- the pseB gene encoding UDP-N-acetylglucosamine 4,6-dehydratase (inverting) yields the protein MFTDKTILITGGTGSFGNTFVPMTLAKYNPKKIIIFSRDEMKQWDMAKNFENDDRVRFFIGDVRDKERLYRALDDVDYVVHAAATKIVPTAEYNPFECVKTNINGAMNLIDACIDKGVKGVVALSTDKASSPINLYGATKLASDKLFVAGNSYSGQHGTKFSVVRYGNVMGSRGSVIPFFMSIKDKGVLPITDKRMTRFMISLEDGVELVWHAFEDMIGGEIYVKKIPSMKMIDLARVVAPEAKQDVIGIRPGEKLHEQMISAEDAYYTYEYLEHFKILPTINGWATDPARIKDGKRVPEGFVYASDNNTEWMSDEQLQEWIETNREKIGSI
- the pseC gene encoding UDP-4-amino-4,6-dideoxy-N-acetyl-beta-L-altrosamine transaminase, producing the protein MIPYGRQDISQQDIDVVVEVLKSDFLTQGPKVSAFEESVVDACNAKYGVAVNSATSALHIACLALGLGKDDWLWTTPNTFVASANCGLYCGAQVDFVDIDPHTYNLCVKALQDKLIIAEKEGKLPKVVVPVHFSGQPCDMAAIYALSQMYGFKVIEDASHGIGGKYKDEPIGNCQYSDITVFSFHPVKIITTAEGGMAVTNDPKLAERLNLLRSHGITRDENLMTKPADGPWYYQQMELGYNYRMTDMQAALGVSQMQRLDEYVAKRHELAERYNELLKDLPITLPWQSDDSYSGLHLYVIRLQLDKISKTQLEVFNGMREAGILVNLHYIPIHLQPYYQELGFEAGQFPEAEQYYKEAISLPMFPILSYEQQQEVVANLKKLLLKN